Genomic DNA from Xiphophorus hellerii strain 12219 chromosome 16, Xiphophorus_hellerii-4.1, whole genome shotgun sequence:
GGATCTGGTGTCACCAAGGCTAAAAGCTCCTCTGAGCATTAAAGAATGTGTGCTTCATGCGGGCATAACCTTCAAATGGTAGTAAAGCTTGACTGACTTGGTTCTGAGGCAAagtcccatttttttttctgatattacTGCAATCATTTCCGCCTCAAAGCTCATTGGAAACTCTAACGATTTATGACCTATGGAATATTTTAGAGAttcctcaagaaaaaaaataaaaaataaaataaaaatatataaataaaataacataaaaatataatgtcTTACTACACCAAATGGTGAAGTGGGATGTTTTACAATCTGTCtagttttccaaaatataacaaaaacaagcaattttattgatattttcagCATGATATTTAAGCAAATTCCTGAAAACTTCCACAATCCATTACTCAGGAAGTTAATCTTTCTTCAGTCTGGTAGAAATACCTTCATGGGAACAAGGATTTTCTTTGTCCCAATGGTCTACAATGCAGTTCCGATAAGACAAGATCACACCAAAACCAATGTGAAGGGAGTCAACTTTGAACTCCTCTTTAGAGCAGTTATAGGGTGTATCTAAGGTTGCTGTAAAAATAGGTCAGCAACACCAAAACAACCTTGTTGTGTGCTTAAGATTAGAGTATGACACAGTTATCCATATTTGGAAGTTAAGTTATCTGATTAACTACTAGTTTTGTAAGATGACGAGTGAAAACAGATAAGAGACAATCCATTCAGAGATAACTGAGAGGAACACCTTATCTATTCTGTGATACCAGTCATTTAGAGACAATGGTTTTATTATGAATGGATAAAAATAGatacacagacaaaaacaaaacatggttttatttaggaagaaaacaataaagaacactaaaagagaagaaaatcaaTATAAACAATTACAAAGTTCTACTTTGTGTATGGTTGTACAACTTTGGGATTTGCCCAAAAAAATTGTTGCTACATCATTAGATTTGACAAATCTTTACAGAGGAGactagatagaaaaaaaatacaaaaaaactatGTCCAATCTGATCACAGAGTAGTCATAAAATGTCCCATGAAAATCCGGTTAACATTGTTCatggaaatattttgtgaatttttaagGACTCTGGCATTTGAGAGGATCACAATCAAACAGAGCATTGACAGAGTACTGCATTTCTgagataatttttaaaaaatataagccAAAACAGTGAGATGTAAATATTGCATTTGGTTTCTGTGTGTGCCATGTCAAACCAAGTCAGGCAGGAGTCTTGTGTACAGTGAAGAACATTGAAATTAAGAAATCAAACCAttaaacatttaccaaaataatCAATTATCTTTCATAAGGCATGCTATTAGAGCATGTATCAAATTTGAAAGGAACTTCAAAGGCTTTCcacttttaataataaaactgatttcagaTTACTGTACGGTGTGTTTGCAATCTCTGAGCAGCCTTGCTTTACAAAATAGAGAGAAAGGAATATTAGTCCCTGTTTCCTAATTAACTTTATTGAACTGAACAGACAATAAACTGcatgcattaaaacaaaaaaatgaacgGTATTTGGCAATTATACAGAGACAACTGTGGCTCAATGGGAAAAGTGGTTGTTTTGCAATCTAAAATTGTGGATTTGATTTGAAATTGTGTCACTAGAAAATCCACAATTTCTAGTGCCTTGCCCCTGAGGCAAGGCACTAGAAAATCACTATGCATATTAAGTCATTATACAAAGAAGCAACAAGGAAGGAAAACGCGTAAAGATGAAAatacttacaaaaaaaatatattattaaaactATAGGTGTCTACTGTTCCCAtaacctggtaaaaaccagccccttgtacTACACTTTGCTTCGTATTGAGGGTCGGGGCTCTTGGCTGCTGAGAAACAAATGCTTCCTGGAGGCTGTTGAGTTTtcaaattttacccaattgctaacaTTTGCCCTGACATATGACTAGAAGCAATAACTTTTTTTCAAGCTGAATTGCACAAGAAGGTAATGGCAAGGCTGCTGTTTCCATTATTACCATTCAGAAATAATTGGCTTCTGCatgctttttgtgtgtgcatgcaaTTATGGGGCTCTATTTATATGTTGAGCATATGTGTAGGCGTGTGTCTACATGTGTATGCAGACTATCTCAACAGACCACAGACCAGTGGGAACTGGTTCTTGGCCAACCAGTAAACTGCAACATCCATTCACCAACTGTGCAGCAACGAAAAAGATAGTTCAGGTGCAAATGTTGGCCAACAGAGGCCCAAGAGCACCCCATATGCCTGTTAACGACACCAAACAATCCCCTTCCTGGGATTTTATTCTCCCCTTTTTTTGTCATACCATTTGTGCATCACATATGGACACCACAAACCACATCTTTTCATATCAGTAGAATAAATGTTAGGCAGCttaatttaaaatcaacattACGCAACAAAAATTGCATATTGTTAAAGTTAATTAATTCAAATAGCCTACACAGTTCTTGGTAAAACTACAGTTCATCAAATAGTTGTCAAAGCAGTGTATTTAAAAGACACTCCTTAGTTTAATCACTGCAGTCTtaaatatttgttctgtttttttataataattttttgtgcAAGCTTGCCTCTCAATTACAGACTCGTTCAGCTTGCTCCCGTCTTTTGTAGACACGTTCTTGTTGTAATAAGTAAGAAGCACAGCCTATGATAACGTCAAACAAGAGCTGTATGCGCTCTCCTGAAGCTACGGACAATGGGCAATACCACACCTGCGTTTTTACTGTTTGCACAGTCTTACTGAATAACACGAAAGAGATTAGCTTataatgatttaatgaaaagCTTTTGTGGGTCAGTTATGTCTGCACTAGTAGTGTTCTGCCCACTGTTGTTTAGAAATCTACTTAAAGACTCACATCAAGCTGAACATTTAAAGGATGAAAGGTGCAGTCGTTACTCTAACTATTCAGATAAAAAGAATTTAGACTAAAAACTAAAAGGATGGAGAGTGCAATCTTTCTGCTGAGTTTGCTGATTTTTGGTAAGTAAATTTTGGAAATTTCAATTTCGGATTAAAAGATTAAAGGAAGTCTTTCTAAACTTGCTGGAACATGCGTCTTATTTTAGGATGTTCACAAGCTGAAATCAAGTGCACAACTCGCAGATGTCTGGCTCAAATGTTAATTAGAAATCAATATTTATCTTCACCTCAGTCTGAGAACTGCACCTTACTTGTTGAAGTTCCATTAATTGAGTACGAAACGCTGTCAGTCGTaagtatttctttttcacacactCCATAGAGGCAAGAACAAACTGTTCTCCACTTTGTTTAAAGATTCTTCCAGAGCTcatgtaaagtaaaaatgtatcataactttttttattttaacaggacATGAAGGAACTACATCTAATGAGTCGTCTGCAGGTTGCAATTGTAtgtgttaaaaattaaacattaaagatataacaaaatcttattttagtgactgtattttattttaacgtACAGGCATGGGTGGATCCAGAGCTGGCGTGGAACACATCAGTATATCCATTTGAAAAACTCATTTTGCCAGTAGATAAAGTGTGGACCCCGCATATCTCTATAGAAAATGGGTGAGTGGCACAACAtcctatttttaaaagaaactgttCAATCTTACCTGAAGCACTTGCTGTCTCTGTTGGGTATATGTGCAGACAAAGCTCCATGGAGCATGATTCGCCTGATCTCGTGGTGTACAGTAATGGTACAGTGGGGCACAATGTGGTCATAATTGCAGAAGTGAATTGTGGAATCAATCTGTTCAACTATCCTTTTGCTTTTGATGTGTGCCCCGTTGGACTTAAATCCACCGCACCAGATGGTAAGAAATTCACTGATGCCATGATACCACATTCCtaccattttattttgactACATATCCTTAAATTTTCACAGAAGGACATGGGCTAATGCATGCACTAGACTGCTCTGGATTATACCTATTAATTTACCGTACATTATAAACAATTTGATTAataatattgatctgtttatgTATAGTTAACAGAACTTTTTGCATATCATAAACTGAAAGAAGCTCTGTGGTACCATGTTGCCCAAACCCCATTTTAGCCAGCGACATTTCTACAGTGACTTTAGTTGTTGGTATtggaaattatatttaaaccacatttatgcatactttttttgtttttaaaggaaacagcaaaaaaagtgtttcaaaatTTCCTGACTTATTTCTTTGCCCAATAGggtagtaaaataaaatttttgaaatGATGGATATTACTTAAAACACAACTACTGCAACAATGTTGAGTTTATACTCCAGACTACAACTTGTGTACTGATGTTTGATGATGATGTCCACCCATTGATATTGGTTCATTCCAAACAAGGAACGAGGCCTTGGTCTCTACACCGCTTTAAAAAGGCAATATTCCAGATTTCTTTCTTACAACAAATTAAGAAATTGCTAATATACTAGTTTCTCTAATGCAGAATGTGGGATAAGCATAAAAGTTGCTCAAGTGAAGTTGGCAGAGAGTTCCCATGGAGACTGGGAAACGGAAGAAGTGAAGCTGGGAAAAAAGCGAGAGGATCGCAATTTTATTGATGTAAgttcataaaaagaaacaaaagccaATTAACTGTATGATCAAATTGATATGAAATTGATTTATCTGACATATATTTGATATCCACCTGTGAACTGGAACATGAACCTAAATACATTTATCCAAGTGAAGAGCTACTAGATCATTTAGGTGGTTAACATAACCTGAAactttttagtaaaaaatatgttttaaaggAAATTAGAAACAGCTTAGTGGAGTTTGGCAAACTCATATAATGGAAAGCagcctttagttttttttctaaacagtaGGTTTAATAAGTCACCAAGAAGTACCTGGCAGcaatttaagtaaaaacaaGCTTGTAAGCTACCTAGCTAACTTGAATCTAGCTCCCTTGCTGTAGTAGAAATTTAGTCTGAGTTTAAGTAGTGTTCTCTTACTTAAAGTTACTAAAAGGGaacaaaagcagttttcagAGAAACCATACAGCGctacaataaaacaaatcacatcCTAATCAAAGGAATGCAATGCAGACTGTAGTTTCTTCCCTTTGTTCCTGTGTTACTGTGTCTTTTGTGCTCACCTCAGGTGTCTCTAAGGATCAGATACACCAACCCATTCATCACATTACTCCTGCCCACTATCTTGATCATGGTGGCTGATATAGTCAGCGGTGCTCTGCCACTGCAAGGTGGTGAGCGCAACTCGTTCAAGGTTACCTTGGTGCTCAGCTTCACCATGTTTCTGAACATTCTCACCACCGTGCTTCCTGGAGACAGCAAGTGCAGCCCAGTCATCCGTGAGTCATGGggcacacaaaaacaaaccaacttGTTCTGTGCAAACCGATGAgaccaaaaaagtaaaatataaatcagCAGCACAAATAACTACAACCATCTTTATGTTGCGCAGGAATCCATTTCTGTGTTTGCCAAGTCCTGATGGTGATTAGCATGTTGGTATCCATGTTCTTGACAAGGGTGTCTCAAGATGGGCTGGCTTTTTTCACCTGCTTCAGTAAAAGGCCTGCTCCTCAAAATGCAGAAGACAACAAAGAAAACGAGGATGCAGGTAAGTGAGGCTTTGTTGTCAAGGATACTGATAGtgaagcgtttttttttttttttaacttatggAGTGACCGACTCTGTGTACTTTTGATCATTGCAGAGAACAAAGGTGTCATCAGTGTCGTTCAGGAAGGTCTTTCTGAGGACTCTAAAATGCTCCGGAAGATAGTCAGATTCATGGAGGCTGTTGACACCAAACAGACAGAAAGGGAAAGTCATCAGAAACTTGCAGATAAACTGGACAGAATCTTTTTCTGGTTGTATCTTATCTGTAGCTCTGGATATGTTATTGCCATGACTTATGTTATGGTACAGTACACATGTAACATTGATCATTTTCGGTTTTGGAACTAATGCAACATAGAAGACAATCACTAATTGTTTTGACCTCTTATTTATTATGATATAGCATTAGAACCTTATGATATAATTCTTACCTAAAAACTTATATACTCTTAAATCATGTAACTAATCAATTCAAGGgaggtttatttgtgtagctCAATTCTTCACCACAAACAAGAAATGCAATAACAGAATAATAACAGAATGCAAAGTTCAAACAAATTCATGGCTtgtccaaaacaaaaattcaccaactgGATTTTCCTAAGAAAATGGTGAAGAGACTACCACGATAATTATTGCATGGATGATTGTGTTTCACatattcaaatgttatttgaCTTTAACAGATGGGCATGTTCATATGTTTCAGAAGGGTCAAATCTGATCTCTAACCTTTCATTTCTAGAACCAAAAACTTGCTTTTCTGCATTACGTTAGCAGAAAATCCTGACATGGACATTGTGAACACAGTGGGTATTTGCCTTTACACAGAAACATCAGGGGTCAAAGATGAGCAGTTGTGGAAAAAACATTGCttagagatttttctttttaatcaaaaaaatgGCTGATAAATGGCTTTTCATTGGTGTTTGCTAAAAACACAGATTAGTTATTTGCCTGTAATTaccttaattatttttgaagaatCCAGATTAGGATTAGTTAAGAGATCACTGCAGTTCATgacttgtaaaaaataattaatttactaTCTCGCATATTTTTGATGCAACACAGCTAAAACCTTCTTGGATCAATGTAAAGGCTTTGTGGATACATGGTAATTAACAGGTGTTTTGTGTTAGAAAGGTGTTTTGTGCATAGTGGTGCAGTTGTTAGTGCTGTTGTCTTGCAGGAAGATGGTCCTGGGAAGAAATCCTGACTTGCACTATGTCTGCATGAAGTTGTATCTTGAATGGCCTCATCATGTACATAAATGTTACTCTCGGTGTGAATGTTTTCATGCAAGTTGTTTATTATGTGATGCTCACACAAGAACCGGTGAACTTGTGAAGGATGTACCACGCCTTTCGCTGACAATCACTGCAGATAGGCACAAGAGCCCATATAACCTTACTAGAATATGTGTGTATAGACAATAGATGGAGGAGTAGATGCATTAATAATTGTGTAGCCACATCTGAGATGTAACTATATATTTCTTGTgttattctttgttttctctcttaaataaaacaaatatagacTCTATTTTTTTGATCTATGAGATATTGTGAAAATTCACTTAATAGACTTTTTATAATTCGCAGCGGATTAATGTGGCATTTTATAACAAAAGTCATTAAATTGATGTCTTAAACATAAATTGGACTTTTTGCATAAACATTAAAAGTTGTATTCAGATATATTCAGCCTAAAGTACCGGCAATAAAACCATAATGTTTGTTGCCACCTTGTGGCCAAACATTTACCTGGAGACAAAGTAGTGTTCTCGTCACTCTTGTCCTAAATTAGGTTTTTCCAATTATATTAACAGTACTTAGTTGAAATGTTCTACATCACAAAGATATCAGTACATATTTGGACAATATCTCAGAACAGAGGAGGCAATAGAATTTTCATGATCTATTTTTAATGCACACAACACCTTCTCAAAGATGCTAGTAAATGTCTATTTCATTTTACACATAAACATACCATAGTGTAATTTAtaacaaacaataacaaactttctgacaaaaaaatacagctcagtcaaagtaacaaaaatatcAGAGATTTTTTATGTGTGAACTTTCCCCAACATTTTATACACccacaactttttttaaaagttgtttaaaaaaaaaactcacctttTGTTACTATCAGACACTGAATTTCTTAGAATCACATGtaaagaaacaggaaaataacCATCTACCTTCTCAAGTATAAATATAATAACTCCATCGAGTTCTGAGCCCCACCACCTCTTTGTGTCTGAATGACTCCAATTCAGTTTCAACTTTCCGTTGTTTTCTTCATGGcctttttgaagaaaaacaaaaagatgagtGTCACAATGTGTTCTGACAATATATTAAAAGTAGAGGTAAGCGTGACACTTTACAAACCTGTTTGAAAACCTGTCGACTGAGGTAGGACTTTGCCATGTTTCTCAGGCTGGACTTTCCACCCACTTTGCATCTGACATAACCGTACAAGTTAGCCCATTGCAAAACAAGCCCCATTATAACCACAACCTGAGGTACAAAGTCACAAAGACAATCATCACATACATGGCAGTAATTTATACAGGTAGGAATCGGACACATATATAAGGCACTGAACTCACCAGCCATTTGATGTTAAATGAGAAGATGGTGCTGAAGACAAAGAAGACCCAGAAAATGGGGCACACAATAAGGCCAAGCCAGAAGACCCGCGACTCTGCAGCGGATATTTTGCTGACATCATCAGACTGTTTAGAGAGGATGGCGACACTTTATTTAATCCTAATAAATACAATAATCTAAGAGTTACTTGCATTTTATTCTATAAGAGTCATGGTACATGACTGGCCAGAGACTTACGAGCAGACATgactctaaaataaaaacatggatcccaagtttgaatttaatgtGAATTTTAACTCATCCACACTGGatcaaaaattatatattaagGCTGAAATAATTACATACACTCCCTATAATATTTAGTTAAGTGTCCTTTAGTTCAAACCACAATCAAATGCACCAACTCTCAAGCACAGTAGGGGCAGCCATAGTGGTACCGGTGCCTTGAGTAAAGGGGACTACCTCTGAATTCCTCAACTGCCCCTTAAATGATAAATTGGACAATTTAAACCCCCATGTGTCTCAACAGGACAGAGGTCCCAAACACAGACTAAAATGAAtttttgaaataagataaagcATGCTAATCTTCTGGAATTGCACTGACATTTATGGATGTTCAAAAGTAagaaagaacatttatttaaattgtatgtttggaaattagaaaaaaaaaatcatgtggAACTTCataggaaaaacaaataaaaaacaaaatgaaattataaaaaacagAATGTGATATAAATTACTTGAAAGAGacgggcaaaaggaaaaaacaaaaatttactAAAAGTTAAAGATATAACTTAAGGTCTGTCTAATAATAGCAGTTTTTAGTTTAGCTTGTCTTTGCAGTAAAACTTGGTTGTGCTATGATGTCAACCTATTTCATTTGTATGTAAAGTTCAACTCATATGTAAAATACCAAATATCTCCTAAATTCAAACACCAATGATTATATGAAGCATATAAGTTCTGGTTGTCTTATATTTTCACTCTGAAAT
This window encodes:
- the LOC116736196 gene encoding zinc-activated ligand-gated ion channel-like, with translation MRLILGCSQAEIKCTTRRCLAQMLIRNQYLSSPQSENCTLLVEVPLIEYETLSVDMKELHLMSRLQVAIAWVDPELAWNTSVYPFEKLILPVDKVWTPHISIENGQSSMEHDSPDLVVYSNGTVGHNVVIIAEVNCGINLFNYPFAFDVCPVGLKSTAPDECGISIKVAQVKLAESSHGDWETEEVKLGKKREDRNFIDVSLRIRYTNPFITLLLPTILIMVADIVSGALPLQGGERNSFKVTLVLSFTMFLNILTTVLPGDSKCSPVIRIHFCVCQVLMVISMLVSMFLTRVSQDGLAFFTCFSKRPAPQNAEDNKENEDAENKGVISVVQEGLSEDSKMLRKIVRFMEAVDTKQTERESHQKLADKLDRIFFWLYLICSSGYVIAMTYVMVQYTCNIDHFRFWN